The following coding sequences lie in one Bacteroidota bacterium genomic window:
- a CDS encoding right-handed parallel beta-helix repeat-containing protein: protein YSFQLSAHVASVNLPPPAPTSPSNIVWESETSVLISGTPTIPEGSCLTIEPGVKVMFAPGTQLRIQGKLSVQGTKDKKVLFVSESPSQRWGGIYINKEAKAHIEHAEISGATFGIFASKSNAEISNTKIQNSLVGIGFYGLSYEPPVVDSCRIENNAWGLVTLAGSKAIIKNSSITGGQKGVLVDASSPEFYGNTISNNTQVGVVIYGMGYPRFGGIAINQPGLNTIQNNGITQILAVKGYAFLGYGSGSYMLGGANIITSTDIYTPFTVALDNSVISAMGTYWGTQQVNGTNFVLAGLSQMIYEPVMDPEEIEQLLMDALQYRASGRYQNSKLQCVNCRIFRRLIKN from the coding sequence TATTCGTTCCAGTTGAGTGCACATGTAGCTTCTGTTAACTTACCACCACCTGCGCCAACCTCTCCATCGAATATCGTATGGGAAAGCGAAACATCGGTTTTAATAAGCGGAACACCAACCATTCCTGAAGGAAGTTGCTTAACAATAGAGCCGGGAGTAAAAGTTATGTTTGCACCAGGTACACAACTCCGTATTCAAGGAAAATTATCTGTACAAGGTACAAAAGATAAAAAGGTTTTATTTGTTTCCGAAAGTCCATCACAGCGCTGGGGCGGAATTTATATTAACAAAGAAGCTAAAGCACATATCGAGCATGCTGAAATCAGCGGTGCTACATTCGGTATATTTGCATCCAAATCGAATGCTGAAATCAGTAATACAAAAATACAAAATTCACTTGTCGGAATTGGCTTTTATGGTTTGAGTTACGAGCCGCCGGTTGTTGATAGCTGTCGTATCGAAAACAATGCCTGGGGTTTGGTTACACTTGCCGGCTCAAAAGCTATAATAAAAAATAGCAGTATAACAGGCGGGCAAAAAGGTGTCCTTGTCGATGCGAGCAGTCCCGAGTTTTACGGCAACACAATAAGCAACAACACACAAGTCGGTGTAGTTATTTACGGAATGGGTTATCCGCGTTTTGGTGGAATTGCCATTAATCAGCCCGGCTTAAACACCATCCAGAACAACGGTATCACACAGATACTTGCCGTTAAGGGATATGCATTTCTTGGTTATGGCAGCGGTTCATATATGTTAGGCGGCGCTAACATCATAACATCAACCGATATATACACACCGTTCACAGTAGCACTAGATAATTCAGTTATCTCGGCAATGGGAACATACTGGGGAACGCAACAAGTTAATGGGACAAATTTTGTTCTGGCTGGCTTGTCACAGATGATATATGAACCTGTAATGGACCCAGAAGAAATCGAACAGTTATTAATGGATGCTCTGCAATACCGTGCATCGGGAAGGTATCAGAATTCAAAGTTGCAATGCGTGAACTGCCGAATTTTCCGAAGGCTGATCAAAAATTAA
- a CDS encoding T9SS type A sorting domain-containing protein encodes MRELPNFPKADQKLNNIPEEYRIEQNYPNPFNPSTLIKYQLPQANKVEIKIYNIFGQEIKKLVDEVQDAGYYEAVWNSDNSMGNNVASGVYFYTITAGSFTSVKKMLLLR; translated from the coding sequence ATGCGTGAACTGCCGAATTTTCCGAAGGCTGATCAAAAATTAAATAACATTCCGGAAGAATATAGGATTGAACAGAATTATCCGAATCCGTTCAATCCAAGTACACTCATAAAATACCAACTTCCCCAAGCCAATAAAGTAGAGATAAAGATTTACAATATATTCGGGCAGGAAATTAAAAAGCTTGTAGATGAAGTGCAGGATGCAGGATATTATGAGGCAGTTTGGAACAGCGACAACAGTATGGGTAACAATGTAGCAAGCGGTGTTTATTTTTACACAATAACTGCTGGCTCGTTTACATCTGTAAAGAAGATGCTCCTCCTACGCTAA
- a CDS encoding nitrilase-related carbon-nitrogen hydrolase, producing MNKWKNGKILMKLSIVQTYPTFGEVRRNINEAVELMSGVSADFFVLPELFNTGYNFTSEAELEQLAEPIEGTTFSVLASLAHQKQCYIVYGFAEADGSTFFNSSALIGPKGLIGIYRKVHLYYRENIFFKRGDLGFPVFDTEFGKVGMMICFDWLFPEAARTLALKGAQLIAHPSNLVLPHCPDAMVTRCLENKVFSATANRIGTEDRGGHKLSFIGKSEIVTPKGEVLSRLSSNEAGISVVEINLADALNKRLNEYNDVFEDRDEDAYKILFL from the coding sequence ATGAATAAATGGAAAAATGGAAAAATTCTTATGAAACTTTCTATCGTACAAACCTATCCGACTTTCGGTGAAGTCAGAAGGAATATTAATGAAGCCGTTGAATTAATGAGCGGTGTTTCAGCCGACTTTTTTGTTTTGCCTGAACTTTTTAACACGGGTTATAACTTCACTTCCGAAGCAGAACTTGAACAATTAGCCGAACCGATCGAAGGAACAACTTTTTCAGTTCTCGCAAGTTTAGCACATCAAAAACAATGTTACATAGTTTACGGATTTGCCGAAGCCGATGGCAGCACGTTTTTTAACTCTTCCGCATTAATAGGTCCCAAGGGATTGATTGGTATTTACAGGAAAGTTCATTTGTATTACCGCGAAAATATATTTTTTAAACGTGGCGATTTAGGATTTCCGGTTTTTGATACAGAGTTTGGAAAAGTGGGGATGATGATATGCTTCGACTGGTTATTTCCTGAAGCCGCTCGTACCCTCGCTTTAAAAGGTGCCCAACTTATTGCACACCCCTCAAACTTGGTACTCCCACATTGTCCCGATGCTATGGTTACCCGTTGTTTAGAAAACAAAGTTTTTTCCGCAACGGCAAATAGAATTGGAACTGAAGACAGAGGTGGACATAAATTATCTTTCATTGGGAAAAGCGAGATTGTTACACCCAAAGGTGAAGTCCTATCACGACTTTCTTCTAATGAAGCGGGAATTTCTGTTGTGGAAATTAATTTAGCTGATGCGTTAAATAAGCGGCTGAACGAATACAACGATGTGTTTGAGGATAGAGATGAAGATGCGTACAAGATTTTGTTTTTATAA
- a CDS encoding sodium:alanine symporter family protein produces the protein MEELYSQLVQWVDQFATWIWSYMVYVLFAVGAWLTFKTGFIQFRRLGDGAKLVFRGFMRKSDGTKHEGDVSPFAALSTALAATVGNGNIGGVATALFWGGPGAIFWMWVCGSIGMATKYAEALLGVYYREKYPDGSIAGGPMYYIKNGLKNKSVAVYLAAAFAVCGVFAALFGTGNMMQANQMALAFHSQFGIPKVVSGIVITILVALVIIGGIKRIAMVAERLVPTMIIVYFLFGFVVIVEHYAEIPNVFMLIFQYAFTPSAAMGGFLGATVSQAIQFGFRRGLLSNEAGLGSAPIAHAAAQTPSPVHQGLIGSMEVFIDTIVVCTLTAIINLSTGMWQSGLSGTAMTAASFSEGIPYLGGFVVALSSFLFGYTTLIGWCYYGEQCLKFLFGIKVTYAYRIVYIILMFIGSIASIELVFFVGDIANAFMALPNLIALALLGGTVGALTKEFFKKFPKIDEFK, from the coding sequence ATGGAAGAACTCTATTCGCAACTGGTCCAGTGGGTTGACCAATTCGCAACGTGGATATGGTCGTATATGGTTTACGTACTTTTTGCTGTTGGCGCTTGGCTGACATTCAAAACTGGTTTCATTCAATTCCGACGGCTCGGTGATGGGGCAAAATTAGTTTTCCGAGGATTTATGCGCAAATCCGATGGCACAAAACACGAGGGAGATGTTTCGCCATTCGCTGCACTTTCAACAGCACTCGCGGCAACCGTAGGAAATGGAAACATAGGGGGTGTAGCTACTGCTCTTTTCTGGGGTGGACCCGGTGCAATATTCTGGATGTGGGTGTGCGGTTCCATAGGTATGGCTACAAAATATGCTGAAGCATTATTAGGCGTTTATTATCGCGAAAAATATCCTGATGGCTCAATCGCAGGTGGTCCGATGTATTACATTAAAAACGGTTTGAAAAATAAATCGGTTGCAGTTTACCTCGCCGCTGCATTTGCAGTTTGCGGCGTCTTTGCTGCTTTATTTGGTACCGGAAATATGATGCAAGCTAACCAGATGGCTTTGGCTTTTCACTCTCAATTCGGAATTCCAAAAGTTGTTTCGGGAATCGTTATTACAATATTAGTCGCTCTCGTGATAATTGGTGGTATCAAACGAATTGCTATGGTTGCTGAACGGCTTGTTCCAACCATGATTATTGTTTACTTTTTATTTGGTTTTGTAGTAATCGTTGAGCACTATGCTGAAATACCAAATGTATTTATGTTAATATTTCAATATGCATTCACTCCTTCCGCCGCAATGGGTGGTTTTTTAGGTGCAACTGTTAGTCAGGCAATTCAATTTGGATTTCGTAGAGGATTGCTCTCGAACGAAGCCGGACTCGGCAGCGCTCCAATTGCACACGCTGCTGCTCAAACACCTTCACCCGTTCATCAAGGTTTAATAGGATCTATGGAGGTTTTTATCGATACAATTGTAGTTTGCACACTCACAGCTATAATTAATTTATCCACAGGAATGTGGCAAAGCGGTTTATCGGGGACTGCGATGACGGCGGCATCCTTTTCAGAAGGCATACCATATTTAGGTGGTTTCGTTGTAGCATTGTCGTCTTTTCTTTTTGGTTACACAACTTTAATAGGTTGGTGTTATTACGGTGAACAATGTCTGAAATTTTTGTTCGGTATCAAAGTAACGTACGCTTATAGAATCGTTTATATAATATTAATGTTCATTGGTTCGATTGCATCTATCGAATTAGTATTTTTTGTTGGCGACATAGCTAACGCATTTATGGCATTACCAAATTTAATTGCTCTTGCGTTACTAGGTGGAACAGTTGGTGCTTTGACTAAAGAGTTTTTTAAAAAATTTCCAAAGATCGATGAGTTTAAATAA
- a CDS encoding sodium-dependent transporter: MLEEQRSQWGSKLGFILAAAGSAIGLGNIWRFPYTTGENGGAAFVLVYLICVMVIGIPVLIAELTLGRHTQRNPVGAIKKIIPKGWWKFVGYLGVIAGIVILSYYSVVAGWTIGYIVKTALHQIGSFSDFISNPISEIGYFVLFLSLTMFVVLGGVRSGIERWSKILMPLLFLILLGLILFSITLPGAEAGIKFYLNPDFSKITGKTILAALGQAFFSLSLGMGAMITYGSYINKNTNIITSATTVALSDSLIAIMAGLVIFPALFAAGMSPAQGPGLVFNVLPQIFSQMPAGTIVGIFFFILLAIAALTSSISLLEVGVAWAVDELKITRMKATLALGFAAFIIGIPSAMSQGYSSFFSNLHLLGKTGFLDIADFLFGSFALTFGGLILSIFIGWKWGSAKASDEIMYGLDKNYKPVLKIWSFLIRFVCPVVIFFVLLNIFEIF, translated from the coding sequence ATGCTAGAAGAACAACGTTCGCAATGGGGCTCAAAACTTGGGTTCATTCTTGCCGCTGCTGGCTCAGCAATCGGGCTGGGTAACATCTGGCGTTTCCCTTACACAACTGGCGAAAACGGAGGCGCTGCTTTTGTACTGGTCTATTTAATCTGTGTAATGGTTATCGGAATTCCTGTATTAATTGCTGAACTCACATTAGGCAGACACACTCAACGCAATCCCGTCGGTGCTATCAAGAAAATTATCCCAAAAGGTTGGTGGAAGTTTGTTGGCTACCTTGGTGTAATCGCAGGTATCGTAATACTATCATACTATTCAGTCGTCGCCGGCTGGACTATCGGTTACATAGTAAAAACCGCATTACATCAAATAGGAAGTTTCTCGGATTTTATATCGAATCCGATAAGTGAAATTGGATACTTCGTTCTATTTTTATCTCTCACCATGTTTGTAGTTCTCGGTGGAGTAAGAAGTGGTATCGAACGTTGGTCAAAAATTTTAATGCCACTCCTTTTCTTGATTTTATTGGGACTGATTCTTTTCTCAATTACTTTACCGGGTGCCGAAGCAGGTATTAAATTTTATCTCAACCCCGATTTCAGCAAAATTACAGGCAAAACAATTTTAGCCGCATTAGGACAGGCTTTTTTTTCATTAAGCTTGGGGATGGGAGCTATGATTACTTATGGGAGCTACATCAATAAAAATACAAATATAATTACGTCGGCTACAACGGTTGCATTATCGGATTCACTGATTGCTATTATGGCTGGTTTGGTAATTTTTCCGGCTCTGTTCGCCGCCGGTATGAGTCCGGCACAAGGTCCCGGTTTAGTGTTCAATGTTCTCCCTCAAATTTTCAGTCAGATGCCCGCAGGAACAATAGTAGGGATTTTCTTTTTCATATTGTTGGCAATCGCTGCTTTAACTTCATCAATCTCGCTTCTTGAAGTGGGTGTTGCTTGGGCTGTTGATGAATTAAAAATTACACGGATGAAAGCAACATTAGCTTTAGGATTCGCTGCTTTCATAATCGGTATTCCTTCGGCGATGTCGCAGGGTTACAGTTCATTCTTCAGTAATCTTCATCTTTTAGGTAAAACCGGATTTTTAGATATTGCTGATTTTCTTTTCGGAAGTTTCGCACTCACATTCGGTGGATTAATACTTTCTATCTTCATCGGTTGGAAATGGGGTTCGGCAAAAGCATCCGATGAAATAATGTACGGCTTGGATAAAAACTACAAGCCGGTACTTAAAATCTGGAGTTTCTTAATTCGCTTTGTTTGTCCTGTTGTAATTTTCTTTGTGTTGTTGAATATCTTTGAAATATTTTAA
- a CDS encoding RsmE family RNA methyltransferase — translation MSDYFYTPPANIKNDIVVIEGEEFNHLNHVMRKKINEQIMIVDGLGIAYEVSITAIAKRHADAKIVQKFEHHNEPKIKVALAVGILKNPAKFDFLVEKAVELGVSEIIPLKTERTIPQHAKIYRWQKLALAAMKQCGRSFLPKIHDLMIFEDAIRYSKNFNTKIILHQPDLHSESANWQVTVPNVNIDTVIVFIGPEGGFSDLEIEIANDLGIKCLGLGKRRLRTETAAIAACSLLLTGY, via the coding sequence ATGTCAGATTATTTTTATACTCCTCCGGCTAATATTAAAAACGATATCGTGGTTATCGAGGGAGAAGAGTTCAACCATCTTAATCACGTGATGCGGAAAAAAATCAATGAACAGATTATGATTGTGGATGGGTTGGGAATAGCTTACGAAGTTTCGATAACTGCAATAGCTAAACGACATGCTGATGCTAAAATTGTACAGAAGTTTGAACATCACAATGAGCCAAAAATAAAAGTTGCTTTAGCGGTTGGTATTTTAAAAAATCCAGCCAAGTTCGATTTTTTAGTTGAAAAAGCTGTCGAATTAGGTGTGTCTGAAATCATCCCTCTGAAAACCGAACGAACAATTCCTCAACATGCAAAAATTTATAGATGGCAAAAGCTTGCCCTCGCGGCTATGAAACAATGCGGAAGATCTTTCCTTCCAAAAATTCACGACCTTATGATATTCGAAGATGCAATTCGATATTCTAAAAATTTCAACACAAAAATTATTTTGCACCAACCCGATTTGCATAGTGAAAGTGCTAATTGGCAAGTTACTGTACCGAATGTTAATATAGACACAGTGATAGTTTTTATTGGTCCCGAAGGTGGCTTCTCAGATTTAGAAATTGAAATCGCTAACGATTTAGGAATAAAGTGTTTGGGATTAGGAAAGAGACGACTGCGGACTGAAACCGCTGCCATCGCAGCTTGCTCGTTGCTGCTAACAGGATATTAA
- a CDS encoding POTRA domain-containing protein, protein MKTFLLIIFFFAANNFLQSNNLPLQQNQDILVDSVIILGNNKTKSFVILREMTLRSGSVITDEAIDYDKKRIYSLQLFNSVEILKVETTIHKYNLLVVVTERWFLYPIPILGIKDRDWKKIYYGAGIVDINFRGRNEKIYAIGTLGYEPSLQLSYRNPQIDFWKDVFINTSFGYFENENKSLSLQNDAANFFQYHTSASLSIGKRFQTSHTAWMHFGYEVVKLSDYQPGRLLNAWGKDAFPIFSTGYNYDTRDLNDYTLFGSYINFSISKFGLFEKNINYWKYSFDYRRFIPLVPDVVLAFRSFGTFSSGGKLPSYKHVYFGYSERIRGHYKNIYEGENVLGSSAELRIVLLQPQYFNLDFMPMPEFSVWKFGIAAALFGDAGNVWYRKQPLAIGNFKKGYGAGLHFMLPYHFVFRAEYAINEIRKGEFIFDISAAF, encoded by the coding sequence ATGAAAACATTTTTATTAATAATATTTTTCTTTGCCGCAAATAATTTTTTACAAAGCAACAACCTACCTTTACAACAAAATCAAGATATCCTTGTAGATAGCGTTATAATTCTTGGTAATAATAAAACAAAATCGTTTGTAATTCTGCGTGAAATGACACTCAGGTCGGGCAGCGTAATAACCGACGAGGCAATCGACTACGATAAGAAACGAATTTACAGCTTGCAATTATTCAACAGTGTTGAGATATTAAAAGTTGAAACTACAATACACAAATACAATCTTTTAGTTGTAGTTACAGAGCGATGGTTTCTTTACCCCATTCCTATTTTGGGAATTAAAGACCGGGATTGGAAAAAAATTTATTACGGGGCCGGAATTGTAGATATCAACTTCAGAGGCAGGAACGAAAAAATTTATGCTATCGGAACTTTAGGGTACGAACCATCTTTACAATTATCCTACCGGAATCCTCAGATTGATTTCTGGAAAGATGTGTTTATAAATACCTCCTTTGGCTATTTTGAAAACGAAAATAAAAGTTTATCCTTACAAAATGATGCGGCTAATTTTTTTCAGTATCATACATCTGCTTCTCTTTCAATTGGCAAGCGTTTTCAAACCTCGCACACTGCCTGGATGCACTTTGGCTACGAGGTAGTTAAACTATCCGATTACCAACCGGGGCGATTACTGAATGCCTGGGGAAAAGATGCCTTCCCGATTTTTTCAACCGGATACAATTACGATACCCGCGACTTGAACGACTATACACTCTTCGGGTCATATATAAATTTTAGTATATCCAAGTTTGGATTATTTGAAAAAAATATTAATTACTGGAAGTATTCTTTCGATTACCGGCGATTCATACCGTTAGTACCTGACGTAGTCCTTGCATTTCGTTCGTTTGGAACATTTTCGAGCGGAGGAAAGCTACCTTCGTATAAACATGTTTATTTCGGATATAGCGAACGAATAAGAGGACACTACAAAAATATTTATGAAGGCGAAAATGTTTTAGGCAGCTCTGCTGAATTGCGGATTGTTTTATTACAACCGCAATATTTTAATTTAGATTTCATGCCGATGCCCGAATTCAGCGTTTGGAAATTCGGAATTGCGGCTGCTCTCTTCGGAGATGCCGGTAACGTTTGGTACCGGAAGCAACCACTTGCAATTGGTAATTTCAAAAAAGGTTACGGTGCCGGTTTGCACTTTATGCTTCCCTATCACTTTGTTTTCCGCGCCGAGTATGCAATTAATGAAATAAGAAAAGGCGAATTCATTTTCGATATTTCAGCAGCATTCTAA
- a CDS encoding CoA-binding protein, giving the protein MLQGIKIAENNSDIKSVLTSSRVIAVVGSSPSPEKDSYRITEFLIKKGYSEIPEKIDIVNIFRRPEFVLPVVEEAIQAEASVVWFQFGVGSAETIKYALDNEFTVVNDRCIKIEHMQLVG; this is encoded by the coding sequence ATGCTACAAGGGATAAAAATAGCCGAAAACAATAGCGACATCAAATCTGTTTTAACAAGCAGCCGTGTTATAGCTGTTGTCGGAAGCTCGCCCTCACCTGAAAAAGACAGCTACAGGATAACCGAATTTCTCATTAAAAAAGGTTACTCAGAAATTCCGGAAAAAATTGATATTGTAAATATTTTCCGCCGCCCTGAATTTGTTCTGCCCGTCGTCGAAGAAGCAATCCAAGCCGAAGCTTCGGTTGTTTGGTTTCAATTCGGAGTGGGTTCAGCAGAGACAATCAAATATGCACTCGATAATGAATTCACGGTTGTAAATGATCGTTGCATAAAAATTGAACACATGCAGCTTGTCGGTTAA
- the gcvPB gene encoding aminomethyl-transferring glycine dehydrogenase subunit GcvPB: protein MPEKLLFEKSVTGRKGYTLPKLDVPEQPIGELIPPKFIRKYLATLPEISENEVVRHFVRLSNMNYHIDKGFYPLGSCTMKYNPKVNEVTSAMAGFTNLHPFAPEEFSQGALKLLYELGEYLKAISGMEGVTLQPAAGAQGEFTSLLMIRAYHNSKGKPRDIILVPDSAHGTNPASVTISGFKSVNVKSNIHGTIDIEDLKRNLNENVAAIMITNPNTLGIFESDIVTIEKLVHEAGALMYMDGANLNALLSIVRPGDMSFDAVHINLHKTFSTPHGGGGPGAGPVAVSKRLEQFLPTPLITKTGSQYHLKNNGEKSIGRIHTFFGNFGMLVRAYTYIRMIGSEGLRDISENAIINANYLLSRLKDHFDVAYNETPMHEFILSGEKQKNRGVRVMDIAKRLLDYGFHAPTTYFPLIVKEALMIEPTETETKETLDAFADALIKINEEITTNPELLLTAPQSTPVKRLDDTRGTKQLDACYKG from the coding sequence ATGCCTGAAAAATTATTATTCGAAAAAAGTGTTACCGGACGAAAAGGATACACTTTGCCGAAATTAGACGTACCCGAACAACCGATTGGCGAGTTGATACCTCCAAAGTTTATACGTAAATATTTAGCGACACTTCCGGAAATCAGTGAGAACGAAGTCGTCCGCCATTTCGTCCGCCTATCGAATATGAATTATCACATCGACAAAGGATTTTATCCGCTCGGCTCTTGTACAATGAAGTATAATCCAAAAGTAAATGAGGTTACATCAGCGATGGCAGGCTTTACCAATCTGCATCCATTTGCCCCGGAAGAATTTTCGCAAGGTGCATTAAAGTTGCTGTATGAATTAGGCGAATATTTAAAAGCTATTTCAGGTATGGAGGGAGTAACGCTGCAACCGGCTGCCGGTGCACAGGGTGAGTTTACAAGTCTTCTTATGATACGGGCATACCACAACAGTAAAGGCAAACCGCGGGATATCATATTAGTTCCTGATTCTGCTCACGGAACAAATCCGGCAAGCGTAACTATTTCGGGCTTCAAATCAGTGAATGTAAAATCGAACATCCATGGAACGATAGATATCGAGGATTTGAAACGCAACCTCAACGAGAACGTTGCAGCGATTATGATAACAAATCCGAATACACTCGGAATTTTTGAAAGCGATATTGTAACAATCGAAAAATTAGTTCACGAAGCCGGCGCCTTGATGTATATGGACGGGGCAAATCTGAATGCCCTTTTGAGTATCGTTCGTCCAGGCGATATGAGCTTCGATGCAGTTCACATCAATCTGCATAAAACTTTTTCGACTCCGCACGGCGGCGGCGGTCCGGGTGCTGGTCCTGTGGCAGTAAGTAAACGATTGGAACAGTTTCTCCCCACACCCCTCATTACTAAAACCGGTAGCCAATACCATTTGAAAAACAACGGAGAAAAATCTATCGGGCGAATCCACACTTTCTTCGGCAACTTCGGAATGTTAGTCCGCGCTTATACTTATATTCGAATGATTGGCTCAGAAGGATTACGGGATATCAGTGAAAATGCAATCATAAATGCAAATTATCTTTTAAGCAGATTGAAAGACCACTTCGATGTTGCTTACAACGAAACACCGATGCACGAGTTTATTTTATCCGGCGAGAAACAAAAAAACCGGGGAGTGCGTGTGATGGATATAGCAAAGCGGCTTCTCGATTATGGCTTCCACGCGCCGACCACTTACTTCCCTCTTATCGTTAAAGAAGCTTTGATGATTGAACCGACTGAAACCGAAACAAAAGAGACTCTCGATGCGTTTGCCGATGCGCTTATTAAAATCAATGAAGAGATTACAACAAATCCGGAACTACTATTAACCGCCCCACAATCAACTCCTGTAAAACGATTAGACGATACCCGCGGCACAAAACAACTCGACGCATGCTACAAGGGATAA
- the rnc gene encoding ribonuclease III, producing MMGIFSRKFSKLWRQYFFKKQTTRKFPLVSELPESYKNIDLKKFELVAEYSIKNPALFYQAFTHRSYLQYADKPGIISNERLEFLGDSILNLVVAEYLYENFPDADEGELTKLRSRLVNRKALAIFARELNLWSYLLLSSSASQAVGQGSDTILADGFEAVVGAMYLDKGIEPIRNFIINRLLSAIRIKAISTDDTNYKSLLLEYAQAHGFPAPRYSITNSEGPDHDRMFTVEVHINNEVCGRGTGKNKKSAEQEAAAEAVVKFNISNNNA from the coding sequence ATGATGGGAATTTTTAGTCGGAAATTTTCGAAACTCTGGCGGCAATATTTTTTTAAAAAACAAACAACAAGAAAATTCCCATTAGTTTCGGAACTTCCCGAAAGTTATAAAAATATAGATTTAAAAAAATTTGAGCTGGTGGCTGAGTATAGTATCAAGAATCCTGCTCTTTTCTATCAAGCTTTTACACATCGTTCTTATTTACAGTATGCTGATAAACCGGGAATAATTTCCAACGAACGATTAGAATTCCTCGGCGATTCAATTTTAAATTTAGTAGTCGCTGAATACCTTTACGAAAATTTTCCGGATGCGGACGAAGGAGAGTTAACGAAGTTACGGTCGCGCCTCGTCAACCGCAAGGCGCTTGCCATTTTTGCCCGTGAATTAAATTTATGGAGTTATCTTCTCTTAAGTTCCAGCGCCTCCCAAGCCGTGGGACAAGGTTCTGATACAATATTAGCCGATGGATTTGAAGCTGTTGTAGGTGCAATGTATTTAGACAAAGGTATCGAACCGATACGTAACTTCATTATAAATAGGTTGCTCTCCGCAATAAGGATAAAAGCTATCAGCACCGACGATACAAATTACAAAAGTCTTCTGTTGGAGTATGCACAAGCACACGGATTTCCGGCTCCAAGGTATAGCATAACAAACTCGGAAGGTCCCGATCACGACCGAATGTTTACAGTCGAAGTTCACATAAATAATGAAGTGTGCGGCAGAGGCACCGGCAAGAACAAGAAATCTGCTGAACAAGAAGCCGCTGCTGAAGCTGTTGTAAAATTTAATATTTCAAATAACAATGCCTGA